The Paenibacillus sp. FSL R7-0345 DNA segment AGGCGGTGAGCCGGGTGAGCGGCCGGGTAATTCTGCGGCTCATGAAGTAGGCGGCTGTGAGTCCGACAATCAGGGAAGCCAGCGTGATGGCAACACTCGTCCAGACAATACTGTCTATTTTATCCTGAACAAAACCTAGATCATAACTCACACCAATCAGCATAGTGCTGCCGGGAATTCCGACGTAGGCTGTTCTATGTATACCATGACTGTCGCTATATGTGGTACTTACTCCTGTTTTACCTTTCGAGGCCTGGTCCATTACCGGGGTTACGGCAAGCGATTCGTCAGGCTTCAGCTTGGAGTCGTGATCGGCAGTCAGCACGGTGGCTTTGCCTTCGGCGAGATTGATCAGAAAGATGGTCTCCACATCATGCTGTTCTTTTTTATCCCGGAAATAATATTCCAGATTGGTTGCAGCCTGTTCACTTTTGTTAAGCGTCTGCTGGGCGTAGGTTGCATTCATTCCCTTGTAGGAATCCTGTGCTGCGGCAGTCAAAAGCTTGTTAATCTGCGGCATAACATAGCTGTCGATGGTACTCATGGAGATAAAGTAGAAGCTGATACTTAATACAAGCGACGTTAGCAACAGTACTGTAAACAAAAGAAGCGTGAATTTGCGGCTGATTGAATTTTTAAAACGTACCATTTCATTCTCTCCTTCGTGATTAGGATGCATCTATATCCCTCTGCAATGCCTTACAATCAAGCAGGCACAATATATTCCATAGGTATAGGTCATATATAAGGATATTGGACTCGAAATACGATTGATAACTATTCTATAGAATTAACCTCCGGTTGAATAGTGAAAAATGCAACAATCACGCAGAATTTTCTGAAAAATTTAATAATATTCGAATAAGTTATGTGATTTTCAAAAATATACAGGGGAATTACTGAATTTGCCGGAAATAAAATTTCATGGCTTGTTAGCTTCTCTTGTGGTAGAGTAGTAATGTTTTGTTCCGGCATAACATCATAACCGCGGTTCGTAACCATCCCGCGTAACCAAAACTAGGAGGATTTAAAGATACATGTTTAATTTGCTGTGGGGAATTGTGTTTGTCATTGTCAATTTTGCCTTTTTTCTGGTCTGCTACCGGCTGTTCGGTAAAAAGGGCCTGTATGCCTGGGTTGGAGTAGCAACGGTTATCGCCAACATCCAGGTGGCCAAAACCATCGAAATGCCGTTTGGCATTGTAATGACGCTCGGCAATACGATGTACGTCACGCTCTATATGACCAGCGACCTGCTGAATGAGAAATACGGCAGAGCTGAAGCGCGTAATGCGGTCTGGTTCGGTTTCTTCACGCTGCTGATGACGACGGCGATTATGCAGATGGTGCTTGTGTTTGAGCCGCAGGAGACCGATATCGCACAGTCTTCCCTGGAGACAATCTTTGGCATGATGCCGCGTCTGGCCCTGGGCAGTCTGACTGCTTACTTTATCAGCCAGTTCCTGGATGTACGCCTGTACTCCTGGATTCGTAAATATTACGGCAGCTCCCGTCAGCTGTGGATCCGCTCGAACGGCAGCACGATGGTCAGCTCCTTTGTAGATACGCTGATTTTCTGCACCATTGCGTTTGCCGGACTGTATGATCTGAAGGTGTGGACGGAGATTCTGCTGACCACCTACCTGTCCAAATTCCTGCTTACCGGTGCCGGTACACCTATCCTGTACATTGCCCGTTCCTTCAGCTTTGCCGAAGAGACAGGGAGCCGCAAGGATACCGAAGCCCGGATTGATGTATAAAAGAATGCTTTAAACGCATATAAATAAAAAAAGCAGCAAGCCCCCGGAAAAGGGCTTGCTGCTTTTTTTGTATAGTAGCTGCAGTACAGCAGAATGGAGCTGTCTACAGCTGAATTACCGACAGTTCCTTAGGGTAGCTGGTAAGAGTAACTGGACCTTCGGCGGTAATAAACACGTCGTCCTCAATACGTACACCGCCGAGACCCGGTACATAAATGCCCGGCTCGACCGTAAACACATTGCCGTTCTCGATAACGTCTGTGTTCAGACCATGCAGCGAAGGGTATTCATGGGTGTCCATCCCCAGGCCGTGTCCGACACGGTGCATGAAGTATTCGCCGTAGCCGGCAGCCTCGATAACATCGCGTGCAGCCTTGTCCACCGAACCAAAGGTGGCTCCGGCTGTGGAGGCAGCGATCCCGGCCATATTGGCGGCCAGAACGGTGTTGTAGATCTCAACCAGCTTGCTGTCGATATCACCGACAGCAAAGGTGCGCGTTATATCGGAGGCGTAGCCTGCAGCATATACGCCCATATCGAACATCAGCAGATCGCCGGGCTGAATGATCCGGTCCCCTGGTACGCCATGCGGCAGGGCCGTATTGGGTCCGGAGAGGACCATCGTATCAAAGGAGGGGCCGGAAGCGCCGACTTTTTTCATCAGGTATTCAAGCTCGGCAACCAGCTCGATTTCCGTTACTCCGCTCTTGATATGGCTCAGCCCGCGGCGGAGCACCTCCTCGATAAGCTCAGCGGCATGCTTCATCCGGCTGATCTCCTCCGGAGTCTTTCTGGCCCGCATGGCCCGCAGCAAAGGACCGATATCGCTGAAGCTTCCGGCCGGAACAGCTGCGGATAACAGCTCGTAGCGGCTCACGGAGAAGTGTTCCTTTTCAATACCGAGTGTTCCTGGTGCTGTACCTCCAAAACGGGATTGAAGCAGCTCATACGGATTATCCGTATCGCTGTGTGTCAGAATCGTCTTGACTGAGGAGGCCGCATGCGCCGCCTCACTGTCGAGCGCCGGAACAATCAGGACCGGCTCCACGCCGCGGATCAGCAGCAGGCCAAGAAACCGCTCATGCGGGTTCGAGGCAAAGCCGGTCAGATAATAGACATGCTTGGGATCGGTGACGAGCAGTGCATCCAGCCCGCTTCCCGCCATTCCCTGCTCCAGGCTTTTCAGAGCGTCGTTCATTTCAGGTATTCCCCTTTCGTATAACCCTTCTAAACAACAATTCTCTAATTATAGCAGAGATTCCGTCAATGTCCCGATAAGCGCCTGCGGACTGCCTTCATATACTCCGCCGTGATAGCAGAGGATGGTGCGGACCCGCAGGTCCTTCAGCTTCAGCAGGCTGCGCAGCGCCAGCGGCATATCCGGTGTGGCGACATCCCACGGTCCGGCCAGCTCGCCGTCCAGGACACGCAGCTCATCGGCAGCAAGCAGCAGCTCCTGTTCCCGCTGGTAGAGGCAGATATGTCCCGGTGTATGCCCGGGAGTGTGGATAATCTCAAGCCCGCCGCCCCAGGGCAGACGTTCAGCATCATGAAGCTCTTCGATTTCCGGCAGCTGCTTCAGCTGCTCCAGAAAGCGCTCGAACGATTCCCGGCGCTCCGGCGGCAGCTGGGCTATCCGTTCCGGGGTCATTTTGAGCATCGGCCGGCTGCCGCCTATAACCGGCAGATCACCCGGATGAGCAAAGATCCGGACACCGGGGAATTGACGGGCAAGTGCGGGAAGATTCCCGATATGGTCTGTATCCTGATGGGTTAGAATGATCCGTTTCAGACTGGCAGGAGCTTCGCCTGCTTCCTCAATGGCCTTAATCAGAGCCTCATACTGGTCAAACATGCCGGTGTCAATCAGCGTCAGCCCGTCCGCATCTTTAAGCAGTACAGGATGCACCTGGGATTCTCCCAGCGGGATAGTAAGCACAATAACATTTGGTCTGATCTGCATCGTTAGCTCCGGGAGCATGTCCCGGACTCACCTCCTGAAAGTTTGGGGCTATTCTTTTCTTACACCCCTGATATAATGTAACATTATCTTAGATCAACTGCCTGGTAAAGGCCAGGCCGGGACTGCAGTCGGCAGGGTCCTGCACAGGAGAGGGGAATGAGCGGCTATGCATAATAAAATTCTGCTTGTCACCGGAGGCAACTCCGGTATGGGACTGGCTACAACGATTGAAATGGCCCGCCGGGGAGCGAAGGTGATTATGGCCTGCCGCAGCCGGATACGCGGCGAAGCCGCTCTGGCTGAAGCCCGGCGCCAGAGCGGTTCGGAAGATATTACGCTGATGCTGTGTGATCTGGCTTCCTTCCAGAGCATCCGCAGCTTTGCTGAGGAATTTCTGGCGGCCTATCCGGTGCTGGATGTGCTGATCAACAATGCAGGAGTCGTTACGATTAAGCGGGAGCTGACGGCAGACGGCTACGAGATGGATTTCGGTGTCAATCATCTGGGGCATTTTCTGCTGGCCAATCTGCTGCTCGGAGCGCTGAAGAAGGCGGAGCAGGGCCGGGTTGTCGTTGTAGCTTCCGGGGCTTACAAGATCGGCAAGCTCTATCTGGAAGACCATACGCTGTCGCGGGGTTTTAATCCTGCCAAGGCCTATGCCCGCTCCAAGCTGGCCAACCTCCTGTTCACGCGTGAGCTGGCTGCCCGCCTGAAGGGGACTGCAGTAACGGTTAATGCGGTGCATCCGGGGGCAGTGGGCACCAGCATCGGGGTAAACCGGGATACCGGCTTCGGCCGCTCGGTGCTGAAGCTGCTGTCCTACTTCTTCCTGACGCCGGAGCAGGGTGCAGACACTGCCGTTTATCTGGCAACAGCTCCGGAGCTAGGCAATATAAGCGGGCAGTATTATTACCGCCGCCAAATCCAGGAG contains these protein-coding regions:
- a CDS encoding SDR family oxidoreductase, which gives rise to MHNKILLVTGGNSGMGLATTIEMARRGAKVIMACRSRIRGEAALAEARRQSGSEDITLMLCDLASFQSIRSFAEEFLAAYPVLDVLINNAGVVTIKRELTADGYEMDFGVNHLGHFLLANLLLGALKKAEQGRVVVVASGAYKIGKLYLEDHTLSRGFNPAKAYARSKLANLLFTRELAARLKGTAVTVNAVHPGAVGTSIGVNRDTGFGRSVLKLLSYFFLTPEQGADTAVYLATAPELGNISGQYYYRRQIQELSPRAADAKEAARLWQWSLEQTGLDLYRFL
- a CDS encoding Xaa-Pro peptidase family protein — protein: MNDALKSLEQGMAGSGLDALLVTDPKHVYYLTGFASNPHERFLGLLLIRGVEPVLIVPALDSEAAHAASSVKTILTHSDTDNPYELLQSRFGGTAPGTLGIEKEHFSVSRYELLSAAVPAGSFSDIGPLLRAMRARKTPEEISRMKHAAELIEEVLRRGLSHIKSGVTEIELVAELEYLMKKVGASGPSFDTMVLSGPNTALPHGVPGDRIIQPGDLLMFDMGVYAAGYASDITRTFAVGDIDSKLVEIYNTVLAANMAGIAASTAGATFGSVDKAARDVIEAAGYGEYFMHRVGHGLGMDTHEYPSLHGLNTDVIENGNVFTVEPGIYVPGLGGVRIEDDVFITAEGPVTLTSYPKELSVIQL
- a CDS encoding MBL fold metallo-hydrolase, whose amino-acid sequence is MLPELTMQIRPNVIVLTIPLGESQVHPVLLKDADGLTLIDTGMFDQYEALIKAIEEAGEAPASLKRIILTHQDTDHIGNLPALARQFPGVRIFAHPGDLPVIGGSRPMLKMTPERIAQLPPERRESFERFLEQLKQLPEIEELHDAERLPWGGGLEIIHTPGHTPGHICLYQREQELLLAADELRVLDGELAGPWDVATPDMPLALRSLLKLKDLRVRTILCYHGGVYEGSPQALIGTLTESLL
- a CDS encoding queuosine precursor transporter, producing MFNLLWGIVFVIVNFAFFLVCYRLFGKKGLYAWVGVATVIANIQVAKTIEMPFGIVMTLGNTMYVTLYMTSDLLNEKYGRAEARNAVWFGFFTLLMTTAIMQMVLVFEPQETDIAQSSLETIFGMMPRLALGSLTAYFISQFLDVRLYSWIRKYYGSSRQLWIRSNGSTMVSSFVDTLIFCTIAFAGLYDLKVWTEILLTTYLSKFLLTGAGTPILYIARSFSFAEETGSRKDTEARIDV